In the genome of Saprospira sp. CCB-QB6, one region contains:
- a CDS encoding RNA polymerase sigma factor: MSKDLSLENTLEEIRLGNNRVIKQVYQDNRAGFISWACKHFQQSEEQVNELYHESFLVFVDNLRKGKLTTLNCKISTYLAGVSKLLRKEEFRNKKREKSSTKDEVFWEKNEAIVVDTSVLDHYEDEHRKKAVRSLLKKISPSCQKLLALIFYKNYQLPEIVEIMEYSDERVARKRKSVCLKQLREIARTFEDKLH; encoded by the coding sequence ATGTCTAAAGATCTAAGTTTAGAGAACACACTTGAGGAGATTCGGCTTGGGAACAACAGAGTAATCAAGCAGGTCTATCAGGATAATAGAGCCGGATTTATTTCTTGGGCTTGTAAGCATTTTCAACAAAGCGAAGAGCAGGTAAATGAGCTTTATCATGAGTCTTTTCTCGTTTTTGTAGATAATCTACGCAAAGGCAAATTAACCACTTTGAATTGTAAAATAAGTACTTATCTGGCAGGGGTTTCTAAGCTCCTTCGGAAGGAAGAATTTCGCAATAAGAAGAGAGAAAAATCATCAACAAAAGATGAAGTTTTCTGGGAAAAAAATGAGGCTATTGTTGTCGATACTTCTGTCTTGGACCATTATGAGGATGAGCATCGTAAAAAAGCGGTAAGGAGTTTACTTAAAAAAATTAGTCCTTCTTGCCAGAAGTTGCTTGCCCTTATTTTTTATAAAAACTATCAGCTTCCTGAAATTGTGGAAATTATGGAATACTCTGATGAGCGTGTAGCGCGCAAACGAAAATCTGTTTGCTTGAAGCAGCTTAGGGAGATTGCCAGAACATTTGAGGATAAGCTTCACTAG
- a CDS encoding ABC transporter ATP-binding protein: MAILLEYKGLTIDFQQGEGPAVRAVDQLSFQLRSGELLGIVGESGSGKSVSCLAALRLLARPAAQYISGQIIYRKGEQELDLLQLKDADMRKVRGKEIAMIFQEPMSSLNPVLSCGEQLVEAIPREEKKNPQQAKARALALLEKVRLADSERIFSAYPHQLSGGQKQRVMIAMALAGRPKILIADEPTTALDVSVQKSILELIKQLQKELDMAVIFVTHDLAVLAEIADRVLVMYQAKRMEEGPIEEIYQSPKSPYTRSLLACHPPLDTWLNRLPTVPDFMGDAPKYSSAQAARKALAKPVPVYQPPEGKPLLEVENLSTYFPKERNFFGQPKSYLKAVDGVSFSLYPGEVLGLVGESGSGKTTLGRSLLRLQACQADKLCFDGHDLLNLSPQKLRKLRPQMQIIFQDPLAALNPRQKIGQAIEEPMRLHGILPSKLERRKRVEELLEQVGLSADQYSRYPHEFSGGQRQRICIARALALRPRLIVCDESVSALDVSVQAQVLNLLLDLKEQYGLSYIFISHDLSVVKFMADRLIVMQNGQIVERGSSQQIYETPKEVYTQELIAAIPKG; this comes from the coding sequence ATGGCCATTTTGTTAGAGTATAAAGGCTTGACGATTGATTTTCAGCAGGGAGAGGGCCCTGCTGTTCGGGCAGTAGACCAGCTGAGTTTTCAGTTGCGTTCTGGAGAGTTATTGGGAATTGTGGGGGAGTCGGGCTCTGGAAAATCTGTGAGTTGTTTAGCGGCTTTGCGACTTTTGGCTCGGCCAGCAGCGCAGTATATTTCAGGGCAAATTATTTATCGAAAAGGGGAGCAGGAGTTGGACCTATTGCAGCTTAAGGATGCAGATATGCGCAAAGTGAGGGGAAAGGAAATTGCAATGATTTTTCAGGAACCAATGAGTTCGCTTAATCCTGTATTGTCTTGTGGTGAGCAGCTAGTAGAAGCGATTCCTAGAGAAGAAAAAAAGAATCCTCAGCAAGCGAAGGCTAGAGCTTTGGCTTTGTTAGAAAAGGTGCGTTTAGCGGATAGCGAGCGTATTTTTTCGGCTTATCCACATCAGCTTTCTGGTGGTCAAAAGCAGCGAGTGATGATTGCGATGGCCTTAGCTGGCCGGCCTAAAATATTGATTGCAGATGAACCGACTACGGCCCTAGATGTATCCGTGCAAAAGTCTATTCTCGAACTTATTAAGCAGTTGCAAAAGGAGCTAGATATGGCGGTGATTTTTGTAACGCATGATTTGGCCGTATTAGCAGAAATTGCGGATCGGGTTTTGGTGATGTATCAGGCAAAACGAATGGAAGAGGGGCCTATTGAGGAAATTTACCAGTCTCCCAAATCGCCATATACTCGAAGTTTACTGGCCTGTCATCCCCCCTTAGATACTTGGCTTAATCGCTTGCCCACAGTGCCTGATTTTATGGGAGATGCGCCCAAGTATAGCTCGGCCCAAGCTGCCCGAAAGGCTTTGGCTAAGCCTGTACCTGTTTATCAGCCGCCAGAAGGAAAGCCGCTTTTGGAGGTGGAGAACCTAAGCACCTATTTTCCTAAAGAGCGGAATTTTTTTGGGCAGCCAAAGAGCTATCTCAAGGCGGTAGATGGCGTTTCTTTTTCGCTTTATCCTGGAGAGGTTTTAGGCCTAGTTGGGGAGTCGGGCTCAGGCAAAACTACTTTGGGGCGTAGCTTATTGCGATTACAAGCTTGTCAAGCGGACAAACTCTGTTTTGATGGGCATGACCTACTAAATCTATCGCCTCAAAAGTTGCGTAAACTTCGACCGCAAATGCAAATTATTTTTCAAGATCCTTTGGCAGCACTTAATCCTAGGCAAAAAATAGGACAGGCTATTGAAGAGCCCATGCGATTACATGGTATTTTGCCCTCAAAGTTGGAACGTCGAAAACGAGTAGAAGAATTACTAGAACAAGTCGGTTTATCTGCCGATCAATACAGTCGCTATCCTCATGAGTTTTCTGGTGGGCAACGACAGCGAATTTGTATTGCCAGAGCCTTGGCCTTGCGTCCCCGCCTCATCGTTTGTGATGAGTCCGTTTCGGCTTTGGATGTATCGGTTCAAGCTCAGGTCCTTAATTTATTACTCGACCTCAAAGAACAGTATGGACTAAGCTATATCTTTATTTCCCACGATCTTTCGGTGGTCAAATTTATGGCCGATCGCCTTATCGTAATGCAAAATGGCCAGATTGTAGAGAGAGGTAGCAGTCAACAAATTTATGAAACCCCCAAAGAAGTTTATACACAAGAACTCATTGCCGCCATTCCAAAAGGCTAG
- a CDS encoding DUF1697 domain-containing protein, with protein MKSYIVFLRGINVGGKRKLPMKLLQSWLAEIGKYEAVKSYLQTGNILLKTEAKSPQALETELEELLQSKMQDAPAVLARTVEDYISAIENRPFQEQALEKSYLCLLKSADYQGQQQPGDEVEEWEWRKGMLFLYYPNGYGRSKRANNYWERQLKMPCSSRNYKTCLHLLALAKSTYVD; from the coding sequence TTGAAGAGCTATATCGTCTTTCTAAGAGGAATCAATGTCGGCGGCAAACGCAAACTTCCAATGAAGTTGCTCCAAAGCTGGTTAGCCGAAATCGGAAAATATGAAGCCGTCAAAAGCTATTTGCAAACCGGAAATATTTTGCTCAAAACTGAAGCAAAATCACCCCAAGCACTAGAAACCGAACTAGAAGAATTGCTCCAAAGCAAAATGCAAGACGCCCCCGCTGTTCTGGCCCGAACCGTAGAAGATTATATTTCTGCTATAGAAAATCGGCCATTTCAAGAACAGGCCTTAGAAAAATCTTATCTTTGTCTTCTCAAATCTGCTGATTATCAGGGGCAGCAACAGCCCGGCGATGAAGTAGAAGAATGGGAGTGGCGAAAAGGAATGTTATTTCTCTATTACCCCAATGGCTACGGCCGCTCAAAACGAGCCAACAACTATTGGGAACGACAACTGAAAATGCCCTGTAGTAGCCGCAACTATAAAACTTGTCTACATTTACTCGCCTTAGCCAAAAGCACTTATGTTGATTAG
- a CDS encoding TaqI-like C-terminal specificity domain-containing protein — protein MLISKQELSSSLGVCNSTISNWIRTGLLPDYQKGQEGYSPRTIEEIMSQIQATNKLRSRVNRSHKHELQIVTGTLSYAESKLLVEWLLQLSERHQLSVDALMCCLSLKALDDAELIEMDWANSQLYSTSEEFTHFLQTWLDEQTLPKNLAPLQRDLLGLSVPEKEPDFMGVIYESMRSLSEKAKLGAFFTPPELVEDIVLPASASVLDPCSGTGTILLHVLDRAHAPSLIHLRDVDSLALRIAKVNFALFFQRIDDLVHTEVMDVLEEQPQERFDYIITNPPWGAKLDKKRKKELRKTYPELKSPESFSIALFNALRKLKRGSQPGIRQDSRLIFILPESLLYVDAHKGIREILFERQYKIAIRFFGKAFKGVMSSVIRLELQRGNRQLQLEREGQSMDIPFELLAQNYFRPPALETKAELQILQKILDRPFFTLAQGDSTFGLGIVTGNNKAHLQNEPGPGLEPIYTGKELQPFAFDAPRKFIRFEPAKLQQVAPLQLYRQPKICYRFISKELKVVADFKGSLLLNSINFIVPDRRLSIKALCAFLNSPVASFLYQRLFNSIKVLRRQIEHFPIPQAFKEYSPALENLHDWQVEGNEGRWELHVLTAKMYGLDDLETEVLWKTMGGEDL, from the coding sequence ATGTTGATTAGCAAACAAGAGTTGAGTTCTTCCCTTGGCGTCTGTAACTCAACCATTAGCAACTGGATTAGAACCGGATTATTGCCCGATTACCAAAAGGGCCAAGAAGGATATAGCCCCAGAACGATAGAGGAAATCATGAGCCAAATACAAGCCACAAACAAACTGAGAAGTAGAGTGAACCGCAGCCATAAACACGAATTGCAAATCGTAACCGGAACCCTAAGCTATGCTGAAAGTAAGCTTCTGGTCGAATGGCTACTCCAACTCTCCGAACGCCATCAGCTTTCGGTGGATGCCCTCATGTGCTGCCTCTCGCTCAAAGCCCTAGATGATGCCGAACTGATCGAAATGGATTGGGCCAATAGCCAACTCTACTCTACCTCAGAAGAGTTTACCCACTTTCTACAAACTTGGCTAGACGAACAAACCCTGCCCAAAAATTTAGCCCCCCTCCAAAGAGATCTACTCGGCCTTAGTGTGCCCGAAAAAGAACCCGACTTTATGGGGGTGATCTACGAATCTATGCGCAGCCTAAGCGAAAAAGCAAAGTTGGGCGCTTTTTTTACTCCCCCCGAATTAGTAGAGGATATCGTGCTGCCCGCTAGCGCTAGCGTCCTCGACCCCTGTAGCGGAACAGGAACTATTTTACTGCATGTGCTGGACCGTGCTCATGCTCCTTCCCTTATCCACCTCCGTGATGTAGATAGCCTCGCACTCCGCATCGCTAAGGTGAATTTTGCCCTCTTTTTTCAACGAATTGACGACTTAGTCCATACCGAAGTAATGGATGTTCTAGAAGAACAACCCCAAGAACGCTTCGACTATATTATTACGAACCCACCCTGGGGCGCCAAATTGGATAAAAAACGCAAGAAGGAATTGCGCAAAACTTATCCCGAACTCAAAAGCCCAGAGTCTTTCAGTATCGCCCTTTTTAACGCCTTACGCAAGCTCAAAAGAGGAAGCCAACCCGGCATCCGCCAAGATAGCCGCCTGATTTTTATCTTACCCGAATCACTACTCTATGTAGATGCCCATAAAGGCATCCGCGAAATCCTCTTCGAACGCCAATACAAAATTGCAATTCGCTTTTTTGGTAAAGCCTTTAAAGGGGTTATGTCTAGCGTGATTCGCCTAGAACTCCAAAGAGGAAACCGCCAACTCCAACTCGAAAGAGAGGGCCAGTCTATGGATATCCCCTTTGAACTCCTCGCCCAAAATTATTTCCGCCCACCAGCCCTAGAAACTAAGGCAGAACTCCAAATTCTTCAAAAGATTTTGGACCGCCCGTTCTTTACGCTGGCCCAAGGCGATAGCACTTTTGGCTTGGGAATCGTTACCGGAAATAATAAGGCCCACCTTCAAAATGAACCTGGCCCTGGCCTCGAACCCATTTATACCGGCAAAGAATTACAACCCTTTGCCTTTGATGCCCCCCGCAAGTTCATCCGCTTTGAACCCGCAAAATTGCAGCAGGTGGCCCCCCTTCAACTATACCGCCAACCCAAAATTTGCTACCGCTTTATTTCTAAAGAACTTAAGGTTGTAGCCGATTTTAAAGGGAGCTTGCTCCTCAATAGTATCAATTTTATTGTGCCCGATCGCCGCCTGTCTATTAAGGCCCTTTGCGCATTTCTCAACTCGCCTGTGGCTAGTTTTCTCTATCAACGACTCTTTAATTCTATCAAGGTTTTACGTCGCCAAATAGAACATTTTCCTATCCCACAAGCATTCAAAGAGTATAGCCCCGCCCTAGAAAATCTACACGATTGGCAGGTGGAAGGCAATGAAGGCCGCTGGGAATTACATGTACTCACCGCCAAAATGTATGGCCTAGATGACCTAGAAACAGAGGTCCTCTGGAAAACTATGGGCGGAGAAGATCTTTAA
- a CDS encoding DUF4290 domain-containing protein yields the protein MQHHSTYHTEKDPILVREFGRNMQAMILYAKAIEDAEERQAAIEHIVKLIINMYPDPQRSTDDYRIKIWSHILQICNYELDVNIPEEVPRKKEKIKPDPIPYPESNLRYRQYGRGIPQMIEKAIAMEDEEKKAEFTRIIAAFMKQAYNKFNQGHATNELIAEELDRLSEGKLSISPKTYLDFLKPKYRRNNYYKKNNNYNNKRQYNNRR from the coding sequence ATGCAACATCATTCTACTTATCATACCGAAAAAGATCCTATCCTTGTTCGTGAATTTGGCCGAAATATGCAAGCCATGATTCTCTACGCCAAAGCTATTGAAGATGCGGAAGAGAGACAGGCCGCTATTGAGCATATTGTTAAACTCATTATCAATATGTATCCCGATCCACAAAGAAGTACTGATGATTATCGCATCAAAATTTGGTCGCATATTCTACAAATTTGCAACTATGAGCTAGATGTCAATATTCCTGAAGAGGTTCCGCGCAAAAAGGAAAAGATCAAACCCGATCCTATCCCCTATCCAGAGAGTAACCTCCGCTATCGTCAATATGGCCGCGGCATTCCTCAAATGATTGAGAAAGCCATAGCGATGGAGGATGAAGAGAAAAAAGCAGAGTTTACCCGAATTATTGCGGCTTTTATGAAGCAGGCCTACAATAAATTCAATCAAGGACATGCCACCAATGAGCTCATTGCTGAGGAGTTAGATCGACTAAGTGAGGGAAAACTCAGTATTTCGCCCAAAACCTATTTGGATTTCCTCAAGCCGAAGTATCGCCGCAATAATTATTATAAGAAGAACAATAACTATAACAACAAAAGGCAATATAACAACCGCCGATAA
- the glmS gene encoding glutamine--fructose-6-phosphate transaminase (isomerizing), which produces MCGIVAYIGERQAFPILIKGLQRLEYRGYDSAGVALFNPEEGETDIKVYKRQGKVKELLDFTQGKNTKANIGIGHTRWATHGAPNHINAHPHVSGNKQLAIIHNGIIENYDSLRLALEREGHEFESETDTEILIHLIEEIQKKEAVSIEEAVRMSLSRVIGAYAIVIIDKTAPDRIIAARKGSPMVLGLGESGEFFIASDASPIVEYTKNVVYLNDEEILIARDNGEFVIKTIGNEIQTPFIQYLEMEIDTIEKGGFDHYMLKEIYQQPKTIADAMRGRINAKQGIITLGGISEFENRFINADRIIIAACGTSWIAGLIGEHLFEDLARIPTEVEYASEFRYRNPIIKNTDIVLAISQSGETADTIAALELARDRDALLYGICNVVGSSIARMTDAGSYIHAGPEIGVASTKAFTGQLVLLTLMALQLARKKGTISSSYFFQLLNELENIPAKVESLLQNDAKIKYVAQEIKDANNALYLGRGYNFPVALEGALKLKEISYIHAEGYPAAEMKHGPIALIDENMPVIVVASNDSTREKVISNIQEVKARKGKVIAIIKEGDQAIEKLVDYAIEIPDTEEPLSPLLSVIPLQLLAYHIAILRDCNVDQPRNLAKSVTVE; this is translated from the coding sequence ATGTGTGGAATTGTTGCCTACATTGGAGAGCGTCAGGCTTTCCCTATCCTTATTAAAGGGCTCCAACGTCTAGAATATCGTGGCTATGATAGCGCTGGCGTTGCTCTTTTTAATCCTGAAGAAGGGGAAACCGATATTAAGGTTTATAAACGGCAGGGAAAGGTCAAAGAACTGCTTGATTTTACCCAAGGAAAAAATACCAAGGCAAATATTGGTATTGGACATACGCGTTGGGCTACACATGGTGCGCCGAATCATATCAATGCTCACCCTCATGTTTCTGGCAACAAACAATTGGCCATCATTCACAACGGTATTATTGAAAACTACGATAGTCTCCGCCTTGCGCTAGAGCGAGAAGGACACGAGTTTGAATCTGAAACAGATACGGAGATTCTTATTCACCTGATCGAAGAGATTCAGAAAAAAGAAGCTGTTTCTATTGAAGAAGCTGTACGAATGTCTCTTAGCCGAGTTATTGGCGCCTATGCTATCGTCATTATTGATAAAACGGCTCCCGACCGCATTATTGCGGCCCGAAAAGGCAGCCCTATGGTTCTCGGATTAGGCGAATCTGGAGAGTTTTTTATCGCCTCTGATGCCTCTCCTATTGTAGAATATACCAAGAATGTGGTCTACCTTAATGATGAGGAAATTCTCATTGCTCGTGATAATGGCGAGTTTGTGATCAAAACAATTGGCAACGAAATCCAAACGCCTTTTATCCAATATCTCGAAATGGAAATTGATACCATCGAGAAGGGCGGTTTTGACCACTATATGCTCAAAGAGATTTACCAACAACCCAAAACTATTGCCGACGCTATGCGCGGCCGCATCAATGCCAAACAAGGCATTATTACTTTGGGCGGAATCAGCGAATTTGAAAATCGCTTTATCAATGCCGATCGCATTATTATTGCCGCCTGTGGTACTTCTTGGATTGCTGGCCTGATTGGCGAACATCTTTTTGAAGACTTGGCCCGAATTCCCACTGAGGTAGAATACGCCTCGGAGTTCCGCTACCGCAACCCCATTATCAAAAATACAGATATCGTTTTGGCCATTTCTCAATCTGGAGAAACTGCCGATACTATTGCCGCTCTAGAATTGGCCCGCGATCGCGATGCCCTGCTCTACGGTATTTGTAATGTGGTGGGCTCTTCGATTGCACGAATGACAGATGCCGGCTCTTATATCCATGCTGGTCCAGAAATCGGCGTGGCCTCTACCAAAGCTTTTACGGGCCAACTCGTATTGCTTACGCTGATGGCCCTCCAATTGGCCCGTAAGAAGGGGACGATCTCTAGCTCTTACTTTTTCCAACTGCTCAATGAACTGGAAAATATCCCCGCTAAAGTGGAAAGCCTGCTACAAAATGACGCCAAAATCAAATATGTGGCCCAAGAAATTAAAGATGCCAATAACGCCCTTTATCTAGGTCGTGGCTACAATTTCCCCGTGGCCCTAGAAGGCGCTCTCAAACTCAAAGAAATTTCTTATATTCACGCTGAGGGCTATCCCGCTGCCGAAATGAAGCACGGTCCTATCGCCCTAATCGATGAAAATATGCCCGTAATTGTGGTGGCTTCCAATGACAGCACCCGCGAAAAGGTCATTAGCAATATCCAAGAGGTTAAGGCCCGCAAAGGGAAAGTCATCGCCATTATCAAAGAAGGTGATCAAGCCATTGAGAAATTGGTCGATTATGCCATTGAAATTCCAGATACCGAGGAGCCCCTATCTCCCCTGCTTTCTGTAATTCCACTCCAATTGTTGGCTTATCATATTGCCATTTTGCGCGATTGTAATGTAGACCAGCCCCGCAACCTTGCAAAATCTGTTACTGTAGAATAG
- a CDS encoding DUF4270 family protein, whose amino-acid sequence MQIRTLFFWSSLLLIAACSKPSELGLSLVEQDPADIMYTDTLSLDMQTVLTDPLISSARTRWICGSYVDPIFGKSTAGIYANFRLTSSNASFPDAIFDSLVLSLAYDSVGHYGGNISQLGVQEWQVYRLLEDLDPDESYASDVNFLTGDLLADFSFTPKVNEPVSVDDAARSPQLRIRLADSLGQYLMQPDSAIYSSNSVFKEAFKGVYIRPKTNGQQSAMLRFLSESAYSKLTLYYTDSAGVAQSYEYLMDDDAESVLNISHDYSNTGILQNNSTDSIVYLQGMNGVGVRLAFPHLANLGAIIVNKAELVIQVAEEQDRNFLAPDQLFCLEKTSSDGYLLIDDVTSSVNRNPSDPFRLFGGLIQYDDNQAYFAMNLSEYLQRIVDQETEEAAVYIQTAAVTDTERMRIGNGQANSLQAKLFLTYTKID is encoded by the coding sequence ATGCAAATTAGAACCCTCTTTTTTTGGAGCAGCCTCCTTCTTATTGCTGCCTGTAGCAAACCTAGTGAATTAGGTCTTTCTTTGGTAGAGCAAGATCCTGCTGATATTATGTATACCGATACATTAAGTTTAGATATGCAGACGGTATTGACTGATCCTTTGATTAGTTCGGCACGGACGCGTTGGATTTGTGGGAGTTATGTAGATCCTATTTTTGGAAAGTCGACTGCAGGTATTTATGCTAATTTTCGTTTAACGAGCAGCAATGCGAGTTTTCCCGATGCCATTTTTGATTCTTTAGTGCTTAGTTTGGCCTATGATTCAGTTGGGCATTATGGGGGAAATATTAGTCAATTGGGTGTTCAGGAATGGCAGGTTTATCGTTTATTGGAAGATCTTGATCCGGATGAAAGTTACGCTTCTGATGTTAATTTTTTGACGGGTGACTTATTGGCTGACTTCAGTTTTACGCCCAAGGTCAACGAGCCTGTTAGTGTAGATGATGCGGCTCGTTCGCCTCAGCTTCGGATTCGTTTGGCTGATTCTTTGGGCCAATATCTCATGCAGCCAGATTCGGCAATTTACAGCAGTAACAGTGTATTTAAAGAAGCGTTTAAGGGGGTTTATATTCGCCCCAAAACAAATGGGCAGCAATCTGCAATGCTTCGTTTCCTATCAGAAAGTGCTTATTCTAAACTAACGCTCTATTACACGGACTCTGCGGGGGTAGCTCAAAGCTATGAATACCTAATGGACGATGATGCAGAATCGGTATTGAATATTAGCCATGACTATAGCAATACGGGAATTCTTCAAAATAATAGTACAGACAGTATCGTTTACCTACAAGGAATGAATGGGGTAGGCGTACGCCTTGCCTTCCCGCATTTGGCTAACTTAGGCGCTATTATTGTGAACAAAGCGGAATTAGTCATACAAGTAGCTGAAGAGCAAGATCGAAACTTTTTAGCCCCAGATCAACTTTTTTGTTTAGAGAAAACAAGCTCTGATGGTTACCTTCTTATTGATGATGTAACCAGCTCTGTTAATCGCAATCCCAGCGATCCTTTCCGCCTTTTTGGGGGACTCATACAGTATGATGACAATCAAGCGTATTTTGCGATGAACCTTTCTGAATACCTACAACGTATTGTTGATCAAGAGACAGAAGAAGCAGCCGTATATATTCAAACAGCTGCAGTTACTGATACAGAGCGTATGCGTATTGGAAATGGGCAGGCGAACAGCCTTCAGGCCAAACTCTTCTTAACCTACACCAAAATCGATTAA
- a CDS encoding glycogen/starch synthase, which yields MADKKRILVVSQAFKPYTTASEIADIARQYTQYIQEQGAELRILMPRYGLINERRHRLHEVVRLSGMNINVSDEDYPLLIKVASLPGTRMQVYFLDNDDFFKRKQLFLDKDEQPFEDNMSRMTFFCKGVIETVKKFGWAPDLIHCHGWMSSLLPSYLKNHYKNEPIFQDSQLVYSAYPVDETIQTALSEQFVKVATDNQLSEAEQAAYMPAGQLDLNAGAIAYADAFTAPEDLMTESGKASFCCGVEKDADAWGKQWDFFQELLNPVEENA from the coding sequence ATGGCTGATAAAAAAAGAATCTTGGTTGTGAGCCAGGCGTTCAAGCCCTACACAACTGCGTCGGAGATTGCGGATATTGCTCGTCAGTACACTCAATACATTCAGGAGCAGGGTGCGGAACTGCGCATCTTGATGCCTCGATATGGTTTGATTAACGAGCGTCGCCACCGTTTGCACGAGGTGGTCCGTCTATCTGGCATGAACATTAACGTCAGTGATGAAGACTACCCTCTATTAATTAAAGTAGCCTCTTTGCCTGGTACTCGTATGCAGGTATATTTTTTGGATAATGATGACTTTTTCAAGCGCAAGCAATTGTTTTTGGACAAAGACGAGCAGCCTTTTGAGGATAACATGAGCCGTATGACCTTCTTTTGTAAGGGAGTAATTGAGACGGTAAAGAAATTTGGTTGGGCACCTGACCTTATTCATTGTCATGGTTGGATGAGCAGTTTGTTGCCTTCTTACCTTAAGAATCATTATAAGAACGAGCCTATTTTCCAAGATAGCCAATTAGTTTATTCGGCTTATCCTGTAGATGAGACGATACAGACGGCTCTATCGGAGCAATTTGTAAAGGTAGCTACAGACAATCAGTTGAGTGAGGCGGAGCAAGCGGCTTATATGCCTGCTGGTCAGTTGGACCTTAATGCGGGAGCGATTGCTTATGCGGATGCCTTTACTGCTCCTGAAGATTTGATGACAGAAAGTGGAAAAGCTAGTTTTTGCTGTGGGGTAGAAAAAGATGCAGATGCTTGGGGCAAGCAATGGGATTTCTTCCAAGAATTGCTTAATCCGGTAGAAGAGAACGCTTAG
- the panC gene encoding pantoate--beta-alanine ligase: MLVCKSRSALQAALNSWKAANKSWGFVPTMGALHQGHLSLLQQAKEEQDLTICSIFVNPTQFNDPKDLEAYPRPIEKDIAALESIGCDLLFLPPVEEVYPSNWQAPVVPLDGLDLPMEGAQRPGHFKGVVEVVYRLLELCQPKALYMGQKDFQQYAIVGKMIRELQLPVDLHCAPIVREKDGLAMSSRNIRLSPQGRALAPALYQSLQAMQSASEQENEAQNLLHQAQKSLQAAGIQEIDYFEIVDGYNLQPLKSLENTNFAVACATIRIDGVRLLDNQILKKI; encoded by the coding sequence ATGCTGGTTTGTAAAAGTCGATCTGCCTTGCAAGCAGCTCTAAACAGTTGGAAGGCCGCAAATAAAAGTTGGGGCTTTGTTCCCACTATGGGCGCTCTGCACCAAGGACACCTTAGCCTGCTCCAACAAGCCAAAGAAGAACAAGACCTAACTATTTGTTCTATCTTTGTCAATCCCACCCAATTCAACGATCCAAAAGATCTAGAAGCTTATCCCCGCCCCATAGAAAAAGATATTGCCGCCCTAGAATCTATTGGTTGCGATCTCCTTTTTTTACCCCCTGTAGAAGAGGTCTATCCCAGCAATTGGCAAGCACCTGTCGTTCCCTTAGATGGCCTTGATCTACCCATGGAAGGCGCACAGCGCCCCGGCCACTTTAAAGGTGTGGTAGAAGTAGTCTACCGCCTACTAGAACTCTGCCAACCTAAAGCCCTCTATATGGGCCAAAAAGATTTTCAACAGTACGCTATTGTCGGCAAAATGATCAGAGAACTGCAATTGCCTGTAGATTTGCACTGTGCTCCTATTGTCCGCGAAAAAGATGGCCTAGCCATGAGCTCCCGAAATATACGCCTTAGCCCCCAAGGCCGAGCCCTCGCCCCAGCCCTTTACCAATCTCTACAAGCTATGCAATCCGCTAGCGAACAAGAAAATGAAGCCCAAAATCTGCTCCACCAAGCCCAAAAAAGCTTGCAAGCAGCAGGCATCCAAGAAATTGACTATTTCGAAATTGTAGATGGCTATAATTTGCAGCCCCTAAAGTCCCTAGAAAATACTAACTTTGCGGTGGCCTGCGCTACTATCCGTATTGATGGTGTGCGCCTGCTCGATAACCAAATTCTGAAGAAAATTTAA